The genomic segment CTGTCGGTCTACTTCCGCGACCCCGACGGGGCCCTGCTGGAGTTCATCTCCTACGCGCACCCGCCGGGCTGAGCGCGTGCCGCTGGTCCTGCGCGAGGGCACCGTCGCCGAGCGCGCGGCGCGCGAGGCGCTCATGTTCCGGTCCTCGACGCACTCGCCGGGCTACGCAGACCTCTGCGCGCGGACGGGCCTCGTCGCGGTGGGCGAGGCCGACACGCGCTTCGGGCCCGCGCCGCGCGTGCGGCGCGTGCATGAGGGGCCGGCGCCCCGCGTCGACCGTGGGTCGCGTTGAGGGTCCATATGACACGCAGCGCGACCCAGAGCCCCGGCGCCGGCGGACGACCCCCGGCGCCCCTGGGAACTACACCTAGATCTCGTCGAGCATCGCCGCCATGCGGCGCATGACGTCGGCGGCGGCTCGCAGGTCGGCGTCCGAGACTCCGGCGAGGGCATCGTGGGCGCGGGCGCGCCAGCGCTCGCGCTTCTCGGCGACCAGCGCGCGGCCCGAGGCCGTGAGCGTCACGACGACGACGCGGCGGTCGTGCTCGGCGCGCCGGCGCTCCACGATCCCGTCGCGCTCGAGGTGGTCGAGCATGACCGACACGCTGGCCGGGCTGAGCTCGGCGGCCTTGGCCAGGTCGCCGGCGGTCGCCTCGCCCTCGATGTCGATCGTGAACAGCGCGCGGATCTGGCCCTGGGTCAGGTCGCCCGGGCGGCACTTCTGGTCGCGCGAGCGCAGGCGCCGCTCGGCGCCCATCAGCTCGATGAACGCGAGGCGGACCGCGTCGACCGCGACGGGCTCCGAGGAGCCCGCCGCCGCGCCGGTGGTGCGGTCGGCGGTCGTCATGCCGCGGCCTCCAGCGCCGCCTCGGCGGCGGGTGCCGGGGGCGACAGGACGACGGCCTCGCGACGCAGCCGCGCCCGGCGCTCGATGACGGTGAGCAGCAGCGTCGGCACCAGCGCGAACGCGGTGACCCCGAGCACCCACACGTAGGTGTCGCCGAAGGCGCCCGCGACGGCCGCGGCGGTCGGGCGGGCCCCGGCGCCGTCGATGCCGCCCTGGAGCACGACGCTGAGGATCGCGGTGCCCATCGAGCCGCCGACGCGCTGGAGCACCGTGAGCTGCGGCGTGGCGTGGGTCACCTGGTCGGAGCGCAGGACGGCGAAGGCCGCGGTCATGGAGGGCATCATGGACATCCCGATGCCGAAGCCGCGGAAGACCATCGCCGCACCGATGAGCCAGTAGGACGTCCCGGCGCCGATGAGCACGAACGGCACCGTCGCCACGACGGTGACCAGGCCGCCGCCCAGCGCCGTCATGCCGCCGCCCCAGCGCTCCGTGGCGCGGGCCGACAGGCGCATGGCGATCGCCGCGCCGATGCCCTGGGGCATGAGCAGCAGGCCGGTCGTGACGGCGTCCTCGCCGCGCACGGTCTGGAAGTACAGCGGCATCAGGATCATCGCGCCGAAGAGCGCCGCGCCGAGCGCGAACGTCGTCAGCGACGCGGCGGCGAACGCGCGGTTGGCGTAGAGGCGGACGTCGAGCAGCGGCGCCTCGATGTGCAGCGCCCGCCAGACGAAGGCCGCGATGAGCGCGACACCGGCCAGGGCGGGGACGAGGACCGAGGCGGCCAGCAGCGACCCCGCGGTCCCGCTCTGGGCCAGGCCGTAGGTCAGGCCGACGAGACCGGTGGCCACCAGCGCGAGGCCGAGGACGTCGAGGCGGCCGGCCTCCTCGGGCGTGTCGCGGGGCAGGAGCCGGAGTGCGACGGCGACGGTGAGGATGCCGATCGGGACGTTGACGAGGAAGATCCACTGCCAGCCGGCGTGCTCGAGCAGGAGGCCGCCGAGCGTCGGGCCGAAGACGGGCGCCAGGATGATCGGCACGCCGATCATGCTCATGACGCGCGGCAGGTTGCGGGGGCCGGCGGCCCGGACGAGGACCATCTGGCCGATGGGAACGAGCATGCCGCCGCCGACGCCCTGCAGGACGCGGAACGCGACGAGCGAGCCCGTCGACCAGGCCAGGCCGCACAGCGCGGAGCCCATCGTGAAGGCGACGAGGGCGACGAGGTAGAGGCGGCGCGAGCCGAAGCGGCGGGCCGCCCAGCCCGTGACGGGGATGACGGCGGCGAGCGCGAGCAGGTAGCCCGTCACGACCCACTGGATGTCGTCCAGCGAGCTGTGCAGGTCCTTGGAGAGGTCGTCGAGCGCGACGTTGACGATCGTGGTGTCGAGCACCGACATGATCGCGCCGAGGATCACGACGATCGCGATCCGGCGGACGTGCGGTTCGATGCGGGGCTCGGAGACGGAGAGGGAGGAAGAAGGTGGAGAAGTCATTCGTTGCCTAAAGATTAGCCAACGAAATTTTCGGTGTCAAGCCATATGGCCGGGGTGCACGCTCTCCCGGCTCAGCGGCTCCCGTCCGCGGCCACCTGCACGATCGAGGCGTCGATGAGCCACTCGACCGGCGCGACGTCGTCGGTGTAGACCCGGCCGCCGGTGAGCGCCGGCTGCAGCCGCCGGGCCGCGGCGCGCGCCAGGGGCCGCAGCGCCGGGGCCAGCCCGGGCGCCGCGGCCCGCAGCGACGCGGCGCGCAGCGGGACGTCGGCCGCGACGATCTGCGTGTTGACGGCCTGCGCCGGATCACGCACGACGTGGCCGAACACCGACCGCATCGTCGCCGACAGGACGCGCTCGAGGTCGGCCGAGCCCTCGGGGTGCCCGGCGTTGACGATGACCTGGCCGCCCGGGTTCAGGCGGTCGCGGGCCAGCGCGAAGAACTCGCGCGTGGCCAGGTAGAACGGGATGTAGGGCTGGCGGTAGGCGTCGACGTAGATGACGTCGAAGCGGCGGTCGGTCGCCCGCAGCCACGGACGCGCGTCGGCCGCGTGGGTGCGCAGGCGCGGCGCGTGCAGGTCGAAGAGGCGCCGCCCGACCTCCGTCAGCCGCGGATCGATCTCCACCGCGTCGATCGTGGTCGACGGCAGGAAGTGCCCGTAGGCGCGCGCGACCGTCCCGGCCGCGCTGCCCAGCACGGCGATCGAGCGCGGCGCGACGGCCCGCGCGGCGAAGGGCAGGACGAGCGGCTCGTCCCAGTAGTTGCCGGTCAGGTAGGTCTGCGGCCGGTAGATCGAGTGCACGGCCTGGCCCTCGTTGAGCTCCAGGCGGCGCTCGCCCCCGGGCAACTGCACGACGCGGGCGTACTGGTACTCGGTCTCGCGCTCCCAGACGACGGCCGACGCGCCCGCCTCCTTGACCGTCCCGCCCGGCAGGGCCATGAGCGCCCCGACGAGCACCGGGCCCAGCGCGGCGGCGCGGCGGCGCAGGCCCAGCATCGCCACGAGCGCCAGCGCGAGCGCGAAGGCCAGGAACGTGCGCCGCGTCCCGGTCAGCGGGATGAGCACGAGCGCGCTGAGGAACACGCCGGCCAGCGAGCCCATCGTCGAGATGGCGTACAGCCGCCCGGCGATGCGGCCGGCCTCGTCGACGGCGACGACGCTCAGGCGCACGGCGTAGGGTGCCACGCAGCCGAGCACGAGCACGGGCGCTGCGATGAGCACGAGCACCGCCAGCAGCGAGCCGACGAACGCGCCGGCCTCCACGCTGTCCAGCGCGTCGACCGACACCCGCAGGAAGGGCCCGGCGACGAACGGCACGGCGGCCATGAGCGCGGCCGCGACCAGCACGAGCCGGCACAGCCCTGCGAACGTCGGATCGCGGTCGGCCAGGCGGCCCCGAGCCAGTAGCCCGCGCTCAGAGCGACGAGCACCGTGGCGATCGTGTTGGCCCACACGATCGTCGACGCCCCGAACCAGGGGGCCAGAAGCCGCGCCGCGGCGATCTCGGCGCCCAGCGATGCGGCCCCCACGACGGCCGCCACGAGCGGCACTCCACGACGGTGGTCCACGTCTAGAGGGTACGAGGTGGCGTCCGCGCGGGGTCATACGGTTCGGCCCATGACGACCGCCGAGCTCCGCGCCGCCGACCGCGAGGTCCTCTGGCACCCGTTCACCCAGCAGCAGGGCTGGCAGGCCGAGGACGCGCCGATCATCGAGCGAGGCGAGGGCTGCACGCTCTACGACACCGACGGCAACGCCTACCTCGACGGCGTCTCCTCGCTGTGGTGCACGGTGCACGGCCATCGCCACCCCGCCATCGACGCGGCCGTGCGCGCGCAGCTGGACCGCGTCGCCCACACGACGATGCTCGGCCTGTCGCACCCGCCGGCGATCGAGCTCGCCCGGCGCCTGCTGGCCGTGGCGCCGCGCGGCGACCGCGAGCTCACGCGGGTCTTCTACTCCGACAACGGGTCGACGGCCAACGAGATCGCCCTGAAGATGGCGTTCCAGTGGCACAAGCTGCGCGGCGACGAGGCGCGCACCCGCTTCGTCTACCTCGACATGAGCTACCACGGCGACACGGTCGGCTCGGTCTCGGTGGGCGGCATCGACCTCTTCCACACGCTCTTCCGCCCGCTGCTGTTCGACGGCCTGCGCGCCGCCGCGGGCGATGCCGCCGACCTCGAGCGGATCCTGCGCGCCCACGGCGACGAGGTCGCGGCCGTCATCGTCGAGCCGCTCGTGCAGGGCGCCGCGGGCATCCTGCTGCAGCCCGAGGGCTACCTGCGCGCGGTGCGCGAGCTGTGCGACCGCTTCGGGGTGCTCATGATCGTCGACGAGGTCGCGACGGGCTTCGGGCGCACCGGGACGATGTTCGCCTGCGAGCACGAGGGCGTCGTTCCCGATCTCATGAGCGTGGCCAAGGGCCTGACCGGCGGCTACCTGCCCCTGGCGGCGACGCTGGCGACCGAGCGCGTCTACGAGGGCTTCCTCGGCGAGTTCCACGAGTTCCGCACGTTCTTCCACGGCCACACCTACACGGGCAACCCGCTGGCCTGTGCGGCGGCGATCGCGTCCCTGGACGTCTTCGAGGACGAGGGCACGCTGGCGGCGCTGGCCCCGAAGATCGACCTGCTCGCCGAGCTGCTCGCCGAGCACGTGGCGCCGCTGGCGTCGGTGGCCGCGATCCGCCGGCTGGGCTTCATGGCCGGCATCGAGCTGACCGAGTTCGCGCTCCAGGACCGCATGGGCCACCGCGTGACCCTCGCGGCGCGGCGGCGCGGCGCGATCGTGCGGCCGCTGGGCGACGTCGTCGTGCTCATGCCGCCGCTGTCGATGTCGCCGCGGGAGCTGACGCGCCTCGTGACGATCACCGCCGCGGCGATCGCCGAGGCGACCGGGGTGCCGGCCGCCCCCGCGGGCGACCGGATCGGAACCGGGGCTCAGTCCTCGTAGGCCACGAAGTCCCGCTTGCGCGCACCGCACACGGGACAGAACCAGGTGTCGGGGATGTCCGCGAACGCGGTCCCCGGGGGGATGCCGCCGTCGGGGTCCCCGTCGGCCGGGTCGTAGATGAACCCGCAGGACTCGCAGATCCACTTCTGCACGGTGGCGCTCTCGCTCATACCGGGCGAACGGTAGCGGGCCGCCCATGGGTAAGGTCTCCTGCGTGTCGATCGATCGCCCGGGCCCGGGAGAAGAGCTCAACGCCGGCCCGCCGACGGTCCCGCGCCAGGCGGCCACCGTCATCCTGCTGCGCGGCGGCGCGCAGGCGCTGGAGGTCCTGCTGGTCCAGCGCACGCCGGCGGCGCGCTTCATGGGCGGCGCCTGGGTGTTCCCCGGCGGCGCGGTCGACGCCCACGAGGGCGAGGGCGACCGCGCCCACCGCCTCGCGGGGGTCCGCGAGCTGGCCGAGGAGGCCAACGTCCACGGCGTGCAGGCCGACGACCTCGTCAAGTTCTCGCAGTGGATCACGCCGGCCGAGGTCAAGATCCGCTTCGACACGCACTTCTTCCTGGTCTCCGCGCCCGAGGACGCCGATGTGCGCGTCGACGGCAGCGAGTGCGTCGACTTCGTGTGGACGACGCCCGAGCTCGCCCTGTCGCGCCAGCGCGAGGGCGAGCTGCTGCTCGTGTTCCCGACGATCAAGCACCTGGAGCAGATCTCGCGCTTCGACTCGGCCGACGCGCTGCTGGACCACGCGCGCGGGCTCGAGGTGCTGCCCGTCACGCCGCGGGTCATCGGCAGTGGCGAGCAGGCCCGCGTCGTGCTGCCGGGCGAGCCCGGCTACGCGGTCGGCGCGGGGCGCGAGCCCGGCCTCTCCTAGGCTGCGGCAGGTGCCCCACCTCTTCTCGCCGCTCACGCTGCGCGGCGTCACGCTGGCCAACCGGATCGCGTGCTCGCCGATGTGCCAGTACTCCTGCGGCCCCGACGGCCTGGCGCTGCCGTGGCACCTCGTCCATCTCGGGGCGCGGGCGATCGGCGGCGCGGGCCTCGTGCTCACCGAGGCCGCGGCGGTCGCGCCCGAGGGCCGCATCTCGCCCGCCGACCTGGGCATCTGGAGCGACGCGCACGCCGAGGCGCTGGCGCCCATCGCCGCGTGGATCGCGCAGCAGGGCGCCGTGCCGGGCATCCAGCTCGCCCACGCCGGGCGCAAGGCCAGCACGACGCCGCCCTGGGCCGGCAGCCGTGCCGTCGCGCCCGCCGATGGCGGCTGGGAGCCCGTGGCCCCCACGGGCGCGCCGTTCTCGGACGCCTCCCCGGTGCCGCGCGCCCTGTCGGCCGCCGAGGTCGCCGCGCTGCCCGGCGCCTACGCGGCGGCCGCGCGGCGCTCGGTCGACGCCGGGATGCGCTGGCTCGAGGTCCACGCCGCGCACGGCTACCTGCTGCACGAGTTCCTCTCGCCCCTGAGCAACGACCGCGGCGACGCCTACGGCGGCGACGACGAGCGCCGCGCCCGGATCGTCCTCGACGTCGTGGCCGCCGTGCGCGCCGAGGCCGGCGAGGACGTCGTGGTGTCCGTCCGCGTCTCGTCCACGGACTGGACGCCGGGTGGCTGGGACGGCGACGACACCGTGCGCCTGGCCCCCCTGCTGCGCGACGCCGGGGCCGACCTCATCGACTGCAGCTCGGGCGGCAACGTGCCGCGGGCCGACATCCCGCTGGGCCCGGGCTACCAGGTGCCGTTCGCCGAGCGGGTGCGGCGCGAGACCGGGATCCCCACGGGCGCCGTGGGGCTCATCATCGATCCCGCGCAGGCCGACGAGCTGGTGCGCAACGGCCGCGCCGACCTCGTCCTGCTGGCCCGAGCGCTGCTGCGCGACCCCTACTGGCCGCTGCACGCCGCCCGGGCGCTCGGCCACGAGGCCGCGGTGCCCGTGCAGTACGCCCGGGCGTTCTGAGCGCGTTCTCAGCGCGGTCGACGCGCACGGGGCCGAGGCGTAGGGTCGCGCGATGAGCCGCCTCACCGTCGCGGTGACCGGGCCCACCGGCGAGATCGGCAAGCCGTTCGTGCGTGCCCTGAACCGCTCGCGCGAGGTCGGCCGGATCATCGGGATGGCCCGGCGACCGTTCGACCCGGTCGCCCACGGGTGGACGAAGGCCGAGTATCGCCAGGGTGACGTGCTGGACCGCGCGTCGGTGCAGCGCCTGTGCGAGGGCGCCGACGTCGTCGTCCACCTCGCGTTCATCATCGTGGCGGGCTCGGGCGAGAGCGAGCACATCAACCTGGAAGGGTCGCGCAACGTCTTCGAGGCCGCGGTCGCCTCGGGTGCGCGGCGGCTCGTCTACGCCTCGTCGGTGGCGGCCTACGGCTTCCCCGACCTCGACCGGCGCATCCTCGAGGAGGACGCCGCGTCCGGCCACCCCAACATGCCCTACTCGCGCCACAAGGCCCAGGTCGAGTCCCTCCTCGACGACGTCCTGGACGACGCCGAGACCGACGCCTACGTCTTCCGTCCGTGCATCGTCGCCGGACCCGAGGCACCGATCCTCGTCAACCAGGTCCCGTTCGTGCGCTGGGGCGACCGCCTCCCCGGGCCGGTGCGCTCCCTGCTGGGCGCGGTGCCGGGCGCGCGGCCGATCCTGCCCGACCCCGGCGTGCCGTTCCAGCTCGTCCACCACGACGACGTCGCCACGGCGCTGCGCGCCGGCGTGGTGGGTCGCGGCCGTCCCGGCGCCTACAACCTGGCGGCCGACGGCGAGATCACCGTCGGCGACCTGGCGCGGGCGCTCGGCTACCGGGCCGTGCCCGTGCCCGACCTCGCGGTGGGCGCCACCGCCGAGCTCGTGGCGCGGCTGCCGTTCATGCCCGACGAGGCGAGCTGGATCGAGGCGCTGCGGCGCCCGACGCTGATGGACACCTCGAAGGCGCGACGGCTGCTGCGCTGGCGGCCGCGTCACGACGCGGCGTCGACGCTGGCGGCAACCGTCGCCGCCGTGCGCGCCGCCGGCGTCAGCGGGGGATCTCGGTGACCGGCACGCCGAAGCGCCGCTGCGCCTCGCCGAAGACGTCGTCCTCGCGGTAGCGCGCGGACTCGTCGTCGCGCGCGAAGATCAGCACGCGGTCGGCGGGGTAGGTCGCCAGCGCGTCCTGGAGGGCGACGAGTGGCTCGCTGTCGCCGGCCTTGGCCTCGGTGCGCGCGCCCGCGGCCGACAGCGCCTCGGCGGTCTCGCGGGCGGTCGACTCGGCGTCGATGATCGCCTCGTCGCTGTCCGACATCCAGAAGGCGAGCGGGGACTCGTTGACCGCCGGGGAGATGACGAGGACCTCGGCGCCCTCGACGGCGTCGTCGCCCAGCGCCTCCCGCACGGCTCCGGCGTCGATGGGATCAGTGGCCAGGACGAGGAGCTTCATGCCTCGGCGGTGCCCGGGCACCGCGGGCCGCAAACGCGGCGTGCGCGGCGTTAGGCCTGCTCGGGAGCGGGAGCGGGGGCTTGGGCCGGGGCCTCGGCCTCGGCGGCCGGATCGACCGGGGCGGCGGCCTCGGCGTCGGTCGGCACGCGCTCCTCGCCGGCCGGCTCGGGCTCGGGCTCGGCGGCGGGCTCGAGCTCCTCCGCAGGGGACTCGGCCCCGGCGGCCGGCTCGGTCGCAGCCTCGGCCTCCGCGGGAGCCTCGGCCTCGGCGGCCGGAGCGACCTCCGCGGGAGCCTCGGCCTCGGCGGCGGGCGGCGGCGTGGGCTCGGGCTCGGGCTCGAGATCGGCCTCGACCTCGTGCGCCCCCACCGTGGCGGGCACGACCCGCAGGACCTTGGCGACGGGCCCCTTGGTGCGGACCTCGCCGCGGGCCAGCGCGATCGTGGCGTTCAGCTCGCCGAGCAGCAGCGCGCGCCCCGTGTCGGCCTCCATCGAGAGCACCACGTCGGGGCGCAGGTTCGTGGAGCCGAGGTCGATCCGCGGCCGCTTGTTGACGCGCACGTCGAGCGTGACGGTCGCGTCGGGCGAGCGGAACGCGAACTGCACGACGGCGTCGGCCTGGCGCAGCTGCTCGCGGCGAGCAGCGTTGTACATCAGGTTGTTCAGGATGCTGCCGAGCTGGTCGTAGACCTCGGCGTCGGACTCGTAGTGCGCCATGGGTCCGGTGAGGGTACCTGGGACGGACCGCAGGCCGGTGCCCCACCCCGGCCGGCCGCGCGGCCGGGGTGGAACCCGCCGTGCCGCTCAGGCGCGGCCGAGCAGCAGCGCGATCCCCTGGCCGCCGCCGATGCACAGCGTGACGAGCCCGTACTCGTGGTCGCCGCGCTCCATCTCCGACAGGCACTTCGTCGTGATCGCCGCGCCGGTCGCCGCGATCGGGTGGCCCAGCGCGATCGCGCCCCCGTTGGGGTTGACCTTCGCCGGATCCAGGCCCAGGTCCCGGATGACCGCCAGCGACTGGGCGGCGAACGCCTCGTTGAGCTCGATGACGCCGATGTCCTCGAGCTTGACGCCGGTGCGGTCCAGGACCTTGCGCACGGCCGGCACCGGGCCGATGCCCATGACCTCGGGCTCCACGCCGCACGACGCATAGGCCAGGATCCGCGCCCGGACCGGCGCGCCGAGCTCCTGCGCCTTGTCGGCGCTCATGAGCACGAGCGCCGCGCCGGCGTCGTTCATGCCCGAGGCGTTGCCGGCCGTGACCGTCCCCTCGCGCTTGAAGATCGCCGGCAGCTTGGCCATCCCGGCCTGGTCGACCTCGTGGCGGATGTGCTCGTCGGCGGCGAAGTCGACCGTCTCGCGCTTGACGCGGACCGCCACCGGGACGATCTCGGAGTCGAAGCGCCCGGCCGCCTGCGCGGCGCTGGCCCGCCGGTGGGACTCGACGGCGAACGCGTCCTGGTCCTCGCGAGAGATGCTCATCCGCTCGGCGAGGTTCTCGGCCGTGACGCCCATCTTGATGTCGCTGAAGGGATCGGAGAGCGTGCCCTGGACGGGGTCGACGACCGGCGCGGGGCCCATCTTCGAGCCCCAGCGGCCCTGGGTCAGCCACATCGGCGCGCGGCTCATGGACTCCGCACCGCCGGCCAGCGTCACCGATGCCTCGCCGGTCTGGATCGCCTGGGCGGCGGATACGAGCGCCTGCACGCCGGTCCCGCAGAGGCGGTTGACCGTGAAGGCCGGCGTCTCCTTCGGGATGCCCGCCTTCATGCCGACGACCCGCGCCATGTAGGGGTCGGTCGTGTCCGTGTGGATGACGTTGCCGAACACGACGTGCTCGATCTGCTCCGGCTCCAGCCCGGCCCGCTCGATGGCCGCCGTGGCCGCCGTGGCGCCCAGCTCGGTCGGCGCGATGCCGGCGAGCGACTTGCCGTAGGAGCCGATCGCGGTGCGCGCGGCGGAGGAGATGACGACGTTGGTCAAGATGCGTTCCCTTTCGATCCCGGAATGTCCGGCCGGGGAGAGTAGGCGGTGGAGATCGCAGACCAGGCCGTCACCTTCGGTCACGGGCATCGTTACAGTGGCCGGAGGGGATGCCCTGTGGAAGCTTCGGCGCTGTCACATCCGGTGGGGCTCGGCCGACGGTCGGTCATCGGCCCCTGCTGCGCCTGCGCAGCGACGAGCAGCTGGTGGCCCTGTTCCGCGCCGGCCACGACGAGGCCTTCGGGGTCATCGAGGGCCGCTACCGCCAGCGCCTCATCGCCTACGCCGCCCAGATGCTCGGCGGCGCGCGCTCCGACGCCGAGGACGTCTGGCAGGACGTGCTGGTGCGCGCCTACCACGCGCTACGCGTCGACGCGCGCCCGGTGAGCCTGCGGGCGTGGCTGTACCGCGTCGCGCACAACCGGTGCATCGACCAGCTCCGGCGCCCGTCGCCGGCGGCCGAGGACATCTACGACCTCAACCGGGTCCCGCAGGAGGACCCGATGGCCGCGGCCGAGCGCCGCGAGGACCTGCGCCGGCTCGTGCGCGACGTCGGCCGCCTGCCGGAGCAGCAGCGCTCCGCGCTGCTCATGCGCGAGATGGAGGGGCTGTCCTACGTCGAGCTCGCCGGCGCGCTCGGCGTCACCATCCCGGCCGTCAAGTCCCTGCTGGTCCGCGCGCGCATCGGCCTCGTCGAGGCCATCGAGGCGCGCGACACCGCCTGCGGCGACATCCGCACCGACGTCGCCGCGGCGCACGACCGCGGCGTGCGCGTCAGCGGCCGCTCGCGCCGCCACCTGCGCGAGTGCGCCGGATGCCGCGAGTACCGCACGGCCCTGCGCGGCGTCAGCCGCCAGCTCAACGGCCTGGCCCCCGGCTCCGGGCCGCTGGCCACCCTCGCCAAGATCCTCGGCCTCGGCGGCGCGGGCTCGGGCGCAGCCGCCGGCGGCAGCGCCGCGGTCGGGGGCGCCGGCGGAGCGGCCGTGGTCGCCGGCGGCGGTGCCGCGAGCGCCGGCGGCGGGGTCGCCGCCGCAGGGGTCACCGCAGCCGCCGGCGGCGGCGCGGCCCTCGGCACCGGCGCGGCCGCCGTCACCGCGGGCAAGGTCGTCGCGGTCGTCGCGGCCGCCGCGGTCGTCGGCGGGGGGGCGGCCACCGTGGAGCAGCAGGTCCAGCACCAGCGCCCCGCCACGCCGATGACGGCCCCGGCCTCGCACGTCCGCGCCGTGGCGACCGGCACCGCCGTCGCCTCCACCGGCCGCGGCGCCGACCTGCCCCTGGGGACGCCGGCGACGCCGGTCCCCGCCCACGACACGACGGGCGGCGCGCCGTCGACCCCGGCCATCGGCGACGCCGCCGGCGCCGCGGTCAACGGCGTCACCGGCGCCGCCACGCAGGTCGCGCCCGTCGAGCCGATGACCGGCGGCGTGCAGGCGCCCGACGACGCCGCCGAGCCGGCGGCGACGTTCACGCCGGCCGACCCGGCGACCGCCACGGCGACCACCGCCGGGCCGCCCGTGGGCGGCCCGGCGAGCACGCCCGGGCCCGTGGCCGCCGCGACCTCCGGCACCGCCCCGCCACCGGCGACGAGCACCTCCGGCGACAGCGCCGTGGCCGCCGCGGGCACCGGCGCGACCGCCGCGCCGGCGAGCGCCGCGACCCCCGCAGCCACCCCGCCCGCGCGCGCGGCGTCGACCCCCGCGCCCTGACCGTCGCCGGCGGCGGCGCCGCGAATCCGGACGCTAAGGTGGCGCCCATCGAGCGCTACCTCGCCACCCTCGACCACGAAGAGCTGTATGTGCGCCGCGGCCCCCGCTCGGGCCTGTTCACCATCGTCGCCGTGCACTCGACCGTCCGCGGGCCCTCGCTCGGCGGATGCCGGCTGTGGAGCTACGCCGACAACCGCGCGGCCGTGCGCGACGCCCTGCGCCTGTCGGAGGGCATGACCTACAAGTCCGCGGTCGCCGGCCTGGCCCTCGGCGGCGGCAAGGGCGTCATCGTGCGCCCGCCCGGCCTCGTGCTCGACCCCAGGCTCCGCCGCGCGGCGCTGCTGGACTTCGGCGACACCGTGGAGCGGCTCGGCGGCAGCTACGTGACGGC from the Baekduia soli genome contains:
- a CDS encoding acetyl-CoA C-acyltransferase is translated as MTNVVISSAARTAIGSYGKSLAGIAPTELGATAATAAIERAGLEPEQIEHVVFGNVIHTDTTDPYMARVVGMKAGIPKETPAFTVNRLCGTGVQALVSAAQAIQTGEASVTLAGGAESMSRAPMWLTQGRWGSKMGPAPVVDPVQGTLSDPFSDIKMGVTAENLAERMSISREDQDAFAVESHRRASAAQAAGRFDSEIVPVAVRVKRETVDFAADEHIRHEVDQAGMAKLPAIFKREGTVTAGNASGMNDAGAALVLMSADKAQELGAPVRARILAYASCGVEPEVMGIGPVPAVRKVLDRTGVKLEDIGVIELNEAFAAQSLAVIRDLGLDPAKVNPNGGAIALGHPIAATGAAITTKCLSEMERGDHEYGLVTLCIGGGQGIALLLGRA
- a CDS encoding RNA polymerase sigma factor, with protein sequence MALFRAGHDEAFGVIEGRYRQRLIAYAAQMLGGARSDAEDVWQDVLVRAYHALRVDARPVSLRAWLYRVAHNRCIDQLRRPSPAAEDIYDLNRVPQEDPMAAAERREDLRRLVRDVGRLPEQQRSALLMREMEGLSYVELAGALGVTIPAVKSLLVRARIGLVEAIEARDTACGDIRTDVAAAHDRGVRVSGRSRRHLRECAGCREYRTALRGVSRQLNGLAPGSGPLATLAKILGLGGAGSGAAAGGSAAVGGAGGAAVVAGGGAASAGGGVAAAGVTAAAGGGAALGTGAAAVTAGKVVAVVAAAAVVGGGAATVEQQVQHQRPATPMTAPASHVRAVATGTAVASTGRGADLPLGTPATPVPAHDTTGGAPSTPAIGDAAGAAVNGVTGAATQVAPVEPMTGGVQAPDDAAEPAATFTPADPATATATTAGPPVGGPASTPGPVAAATSGTAPPPATSTSGDSAVAAAGTGATAAPASAATPAATPPARAASTPAP